The genomic DNA GGTACGGGGATGTTGGATACCAGACGGTAAATCACCAGCATGGCCACGGTGTATAGAATACGCCGGCGCAGGTCTGGCAAAGCAAAGGCATTGCGTACGGACTCAATCATGAGATCACCTCAGCGGTTCCACCCGCGGCCTCGATCTTTTCCCGGGCTGATTTGGAAAAACGGTGCGCTTTGATGTGTAAAGCAACGCTGATTTCCCCGTCACCGAGGATGACGACGGGATCAGTTGGCTTCTTGACGAGACCAACCGCGGACATAATGTAGGGGTCAAGATGAGTGCCGGCATCCAGTTCCGACAAATCGCGCAAATTAACCGGTGTATACTCTACCTTGCGAATGTTTGTAAAGCCCCGCTTGTACGGCAGACGACGGGCCAGCGGAAGCTGACCACCCTCAAAATAGACGCCTTTCACGCCGCCGCTGCGGGCATTTTGACCTTTGGTACCACGGCCGGCTGTCTTGCCTTGACCCGCCGAAATACCACGACCCACTCGCTTACGCTTTTTCCTGGAACCAGGATCCGGACGCAGATCGTGCAGTTTCATTTACTTCACCTCTTCCACCGTCAGCAAATGGCTGACCTTGTTAATCATACCACGGATAACAGGAGTATCCTCCCGCACCACGGTCTGATGCAGGCGGCGCAATCCCAGCGCCTTAATTGTTGCTTTTTGACTCTTTTCGTAGCCAATCGCACTTTTGCTGTAGGTAATTTGCAGCTTTGCCATGATCAACCCCGCCATTGCTTGCGCGCCCAGAACGGGGTCACTTCCAGGATGTTTTCCTTGCCTCGTTCCGCGGCTTCCTGTTGTACGTTCTTCAACTGGTGCAGGCCGTCCAACGTCGCCAGAATGACGTTCAACACATTCGCGCTGCCCAACGATTTGGACAAAATGTTTTTATAGCCTGCCGCTTCAACTACCGCGCGTACGCCGCCGCCAGCGATAACGCCCGTGCCGGGGGCGGCCGGTTTCAACAGCACCTTGGCCGCGCCATGCCGCCCGATCACCTCATGCGGGATCGTCGTGCCCACCATCGACACCTTAGTCATGGATTTGCGGGCCGTATCCAGGGCTTTGCGGATAGCGTCAGGGACGGAACGGGCCTTGCCCATGCCAAAGCCGACGTTGCCTTTGTTGTCGCCAACGACGACGACGACCCGGAACGAGAAACGGCGGCCACCCTTAATGACTTTGGCCACACGCTTAATGTCAATGATTCGCTCGTCGAATTCATCTCGTTCCTGGTCACGAAATGATTGTCTTCTCTGACCCATGCTTCTCTCCTGAAGGATCGCTCTCGCGTTAATGATGCCGCCTGAGCGACACGCCCGCGAGCATTAGGGCGCTTCCGTATGCGCGATTGGCATTGACGGAGGCGCTGAAAGGGTTCTTGCTTGTCGGATAGTCCAAAGTCAATTTTGCACGAACCCTTCGGGCGCATCCGTTTACGAGTTTGGCATTGACGGAGGCGCTGAAAGGGTTCTTCCTTGTCGGATAGTCCAAAGTCAATTTTGCACGAACCCTTAGAATTGAAGGCCGCCCTCACGAGCGCCATCAGCCAGGGCCTTGATACGCCCATGATAAAGGTATCCACCACGGTCAAACACAACCTGGTTGATTCCTTGCTCTTTGGCGCGTTCAGCTACGGCCTTGCCGACCAGCGTGGCCTGTTCCTTCTTCGTCTTTCCCGCCATCTGCGCAACCAGTTTCTTGTCCACAGTGGACGCGGCCGCTAAC from Ardenticatenales bacterium includes the following:
- the rpsE gene encoding 30S ribosomal protein S5; translated protein: MGQRRQSFRDQERDEFDERIIDIKRVAKVIKGGRRFSFRVVVVVGDNKGNVGFGMGKARSVPDAIRKALDTARKSMTKVSMVGTTIPHEVIGRHGAAKVLLKPAAPGTGVIAGGGVRAVVEAAGYKNILSKSLGSANVLNVILATLDGLHQLKNVQQEAAERGKENILEVTPFWARKQWRG
- the rplO gene encoding 50S ribosomal protein L15, producing MKLHDLRPDPGSRKKRKRVGRGISAGQGKTAGRGTKGQNARSGGVKGVYFEGGQLPLARRLPYKRGFTNIRKVEYTPVNLRDLSELDAGTHLDPYIMSAVGLVKKPTDPVVILGDGEISVALHIKAHRFSKSAREKIEAAGGTAEVIS
- the rpmD gene encoding 50S ribosomal protein L30; amino-acid sequence: MMAKLQITYSKSAIGYEKSQKATIKALGLRRLHQTVVREDTPVIRGMINKVSHLLTVEEVK
- a CDS encoding 50S ribosomal protein L18; translated protein: MSIKSREARKRRQRRIRMKLSGTATRPRLNVFRSLDHIYAQVIDDEAGHTLAAASTVDKKLVAQMAGKTKKEQATLVGKAVAERAKEQGINQVVFDRGGYLYHGRIKALADGAREGGLQF